The following are from one region of the Desulfonatronum thiosulfatophilum genome:
- a CDS encoding ArsR/SmtB family transcription factor produces the protein MTNDQTLAQCCKALGHPARVAILRHLLKVNRCVCGNLVDLLPLAQSTVSQHLKKLKEAGLIRGEIEGPRICYCVDRARVAQLMSLITELEAS, from the coding sequence ATGACAAACGACCAGACACTCGCTCAATGTTGCAAGGCCCTGGGCCATCCGGCTCGTGTAGCCATCCTGCGCCATTTGCTGAAAGTGAATCGATGTGTTTGCGGGAATCTTGTCGACCTCCTGCCTTTGGCTCAATCCACGGTCAGCCAACACTTGAAAAAACTCAAGGAGGCCGGTCTGATCCGCGGCGAGATCGAGGGACCGCGCATCTGCTATTGTGTGGACAGAGCCCGTGTGGCCCAGCTCATGAGCCTGATCACCGAACTGGAAGCGTCATGA
- a CDS encoding ATP-grasp domain-containing protein, which translates to MKISQPTTPLKVDVALLTERRYAGNYTTQDDWYLGNILRDDELLQDALARIGLSSIRVDWSRTDVDWSLFRCAVFRTTWDYFDRITEFCTWLRRVQSQTRLCNTPEIIWWNLDKHYLVDLASRNVPVVPFRLLEPGAAPSLREVLDAAGWDEAVLKPCISGGARHTYRLNRETADTVQTLVQPHLDAETFLLQPFIKDIIHTGEDTVMVINGRVTHAVRKVPKAGDFRVQDDYGGTVHLLDPSPEHIELAERAMAACNPYPSYGRVDMVRCEDGRLAVMELELIEPELWLRHHPQAADNFALAIAQHLADPDARRR; encoded by the coding sequence ATGAAAATATCTCAACCAACCACCCCATTAAAGGTCGATGTGGCCCTTTTGACCGAACGCCGCTACGCCGGGAACTATACGACCCAAGACGACTGGTACCTGGGCAACATCCTTCGGGACGACGAGTTGCTTCAAGATGCCCTCGCCCGGATCGGGTTGTCCTCCATCCGGGTGGACTGGTCCCGGACGGATGTCGATTGGTCGCTGTTCCGATGCGCCGTCTTCCGGACCACCTGGGACTACTTCGACCGGATCACGGAATTTTGCACTTGGCTGCGCCGCGTCCAGTCTCAGACCCGGCTGTGCAACACACCTGAAATCATCTGGTGGAATCTGGACAAACACTATCTTGTTGACTTGGCGTCCCGTAACGTCCCCGTTGTTCCGTTCCGGCTTCTAGAACCAGGTGCCGCCCCGAGCCTGCGCGAGGTCCTTGATGCGGCCGGATGGGACGAAGCGGTCCTCAAACCATGCATATCCGGCGGCGCCCGCCACACCTACCGGCTCAATCGCGAAACCGCCGACACCGTACAGACCCTCGTTCAACCGCACCTCGACGCCGAGACCTTCTTGCTTCAACCATTCATCAAGGACATCATCCACACCGGCGAGGATACAGTGATGGTCATCAATGGCCGGGTAACCCATGCGGTCCGGAAGGTTCCGAAAGCAGGCGATTTCCGCGTGCAGGACGATTACGGCGGAACGGTCCACCTCCTTGATCCGTCCCCGGAGCACATTGAACTGGCCGAGCGGGCCATGGCCGCCTGCAACCCGTACCCAAGCTACGGTCGCGTGGACATGGTCCGGTGCGAAGACGGACGGCTGGCGGTCATGGAGTTGGAACTCATCGAACCGGAGCTCTGGTTGCGTCACCACCCGCAGGCCGCGGACAATTTCGCCCTAGCCATCGCTCAGCACCTTGCCGATCCGGATGCCAGGCGGCGATAA
- the hgcB gene encoding mercury methylation ferredoxin HgcB produces the protein MKRYRHLQNVATLLYNEDKCVGCGLCATVCPHRIFVLCNGKAAVMDREACMECGACALNCPTEAITVTPGVGCASYIIQTWLPRKRSKGC, from the coding sequence ATGAAACGATACCGACATCTTCAAAACGTGGCCACCTTGCTGTATAATGAGGATAAATGCGTTGGTTGCGGCCTCTGCGCCACGGTCTGCCCGCACCGAATATTTGTCCTGTGCAACGGCAAGGCCGCCGTCATGGACCGCGAGGCCTGCATGGAATGCGGAGCCTGCGCCCTGAACTGCCCCACCGAGGCCATCACCGTGACCCCCGGTGTGGGCTGCGCCAGTTACATCATCCAGACGTGGCTTCCCAGGAAGCGCAGTAAGGGTTGTTGA
- a CDS encoding endonuclease/exonuclease/phosphatase family protein: MSIIPEGKALHFFCRVALGLLSLALVFGTAVPLLRSDAWWIRIFDFPRIQIAVLIGLTLAGYAALRYFGRLRPWEHALAAVVGLALVWQLISIAPYTALYPTQMSDSRAEDDSNRISLLVYNVLYDNREVGALRDLIRKTDPDLILLSEPTQWWLEQLDGLEDDYPYTIRQPQENHYGKLLYSRLELVDPEIRFLIEPEIPSLRSQVRLRSGTLVTLYGVHPRPPGLKRHDEGEDGEREDSDMRDAELLLVAKEVKKLGDVPVIVAGDFNDVAWSHTTHLFQRIGGLLDPRVGRGLFNTFDARSRLLRFPLDHVFASEHFRLVELRRLPDIGSDHFPFFVVLDYDPAASVAHEEPRPDAGDEQEAAEAIDKGKSND; this comes from the coding sequence ATGTCAATAATACCCGAAGGGAAAGCTCTCCATTTCTTCTGCCGCGTCGCCCTGGGCCTGCTTTCGTTGGCGTTGGTCTTCGGCACCGCGGTCCCTCTCCTCCGTAGCGACGCTTGGTGGATACGTATCTTCGATTTTCCGCGGATACAGATTGCCGTGCTGATAGGGCTGACGCTGGCAGGCTATGCGGCACTGCGTTATTTCGGACGATTGCGGCCATGGGAACATGCGCTTGCCGCGGTGGTCGGACTTGCGCTGGTCTGGCAGCTCATTTCCATCGCGCCCTACACGGCGCTTTATCCCACGCAAATGTCGGACAGCCGCGCCGAAGACGATTCCAACCGCATATCGCTCCTGGTCTACAACGTGCTCTACGACAATCGTGAAGTGGGAGCGCTGCGCGACCTCATACGCAAAACCGATCCCGACCTTATCCTGCTCAGCGAACCGACCCAGTGGTGGCTTGAACAGCTCGACGGCCTGGAAGACGACTATCCATACACGATACGCCAGCCGCAGGAGAATCATTACGGAAAGCTGCTGTATTCCCGACTGGAGCTGGTGGATCCGGAGATCCGGTTTTTGATTGAGCCGGAAATTCCGTCGCTTCGCTCCCAGGTCCGGCTCCGTTCGGGAACGCTCGTAACCCTCTATGGCGTTCATCCACGCCCTCCCGGTCTCAAACGTCACGACGAAGGGGAAGACGGCGAACGCGAAGACTCTGATATGCGGGATGCCGAGTTGCTGTTGGTTGCCAAAGAGGTAAAGAAACTTGGGGACGTGCCGGTCATCGTCGCCGGCGATTTCAACGACGTGGCCTGGTCGCACACCACGCATCTTTTTCAGCGGATCGGGGGATTGCTCGACCCACGGGTGGGCCGAGGCTTATTCAACACCTTTGACGCCAGAAGCCGCCTCCTGCGCTTTCCGCTGGATCACGTTTTCGCATCCGAGCATTTCCGTCTCGTCGAGCTACGTCGCCTTCCCGACATCGGATCCGACCACTTTCCCTTCTTCGTGGTTCTCGACTACGATCCCGCCGCTTCCGTGGCACATGAAGAACCCCGGCCGGACGCCGGCGATGAACAAGAAGCTGCCGAGGCCATCGACAAAGGGAAGTCTAACGACTGA
- a CDS encoding addiction module protein: MQLTIPLDKMTTADKLRALEDIWSNLQRTPDEVPSPAWHADVLQARENRVREGASQFGDWADAKHRIREQTR; encoded by the coding sequence ATGCAACTGACGATTCCATTAGACAAAATGACAACCGCGGACAAATTGAGAGCGCTGGAGGATATCTGGAGCAATCTGCAGCGCACACCGGACGAGGTTCCATCTCCAGCTTGGCACGCCGACGTTCTCCAAGCTCGGGAGAATCGGGTGCGTGAGGGGGCATCCCAATTTGGAGATTGGGCGGACGCCAAGCATCGGATTCGCGAGCAAACCCGATGA
- a CDS encoding Fic/DOC family N-terminal domain-containing protein → MTRGRIIDFTREYFSSRLVPARRWSKILTIPSQTDNSSSAFQMHVLKETQTSSKIKGTQAGTDEALMEEEQIRPGKRG, encoded by the coding sequence ATGACGCGTGGACGCATCATTGATTTCACCCGCGAGTATTTTTCCAGTAGACTTGTTCCGGCACGACGATGGAGCAAAATTTTAACCATCCCAAGCCAAACAGACAATAGTAGCTCAGCTTTCCAGATGCATGTGCTCAAGGAGACGCAGACATCCAGCAAGATCAAGGGAACTCAGGCCGGCACAGACGAAGCACTGATGGAGGAAGAGCAGATCAGACCGGGGAAACGTGGGTAA
- a CDS encoding efflux RND transporter permease subunit: MTESSAQRPSGIAAALVAPFLSSHLAGVFLALALTLGVAALLITPREEEPQIIVPMADVIVQAPGAGPAEVEKLVATPLEKLLWQIDGVEYVYSVSRRDQAVVTVRFFVGEDRERSLVKLHNQIMMHEDQVPPLVTGWLVKPVEIDDVPVLTLTLYSPTQSDFALRRIGEEFLARLSEIPDVSRTEIFGGRHREIRVEADPLRMAGRGVSFADLERALAAADTALSAGSLLQGNKEINLLGNAQFTSAADVARVVVGVHQGRPVYLQDVATVADGPSEPSTYTRIAFGHEYARTIGLPVPPAEGGYGEMAAVTLALAKQRGANAVSVTRDLLAAAEEYQALLLPEDVHLEVTRDYGRTAQNKVDELLWSLFFAVTTVVIVLALTLGPRAALVVAVAIPVSFSLALFSSYLLGYTINRVTLFALILSLGLVVDDPITNVDNIKRHMRLGHPSPSWATMAAVSEVFVPVLMSTLAIIACFVPLFFITGMMGPYMEPMAANVPLTVIFSTICALTIVPWLCNMLLRGRARAEAGRQRQSETGSSATGVPEWILRSYRKVVGPFLDSRALRMTLIFLVLALLAIAVSLALLRMVPLKILPFDNRNEFQVVVDMPEGTPLETTDAVLRDMAVYLAELPEATSILTFVGTASPMDFNGMVRRYYSREGGHLGDIRVNLTPKSERDTQSHEIVLAVRRGLEDIARHWSASLKIVEIPPGPPVMATLVAEIYGKPEQSYEQLFAGAVQVRELMEEMEFVVDVDDSRTAPRQRLTFVPDREKAALHGISARELLHALHLAVGGASVAAIHSPHERQTLPVRVIMPRELRSSVADLEALYVRGADGVMLPLGELGTFFWEMEEQPILHKNLRQVVYVTAETVGLPPAEAVLDLQAKLRASPLPQGLSAVWNGEGEWKITVDVFRDLGLAFGAAMVGIYLLLVVQTGSLALPLLIMTAIPLTLMGIMPGFWLLNLLTGREVQGFADPVFFTATAMIGMIALGGIVIRNSLVLIDFIRAAVARGQEFRDAVLQSGAIRLQPIVLTALTTALGVWPITLDPVFSGLAWALIFGLIASTAFTLILIPVAYYVLFKPADETTASR; this comes from the coding sequence ATGACCGAGTCTTCAGCCCAGCGTCCTTCCGGGATCGCCGCCGCCCTGGTGGCGCCCTTTCTGTCCTCGCATCTGGCCGGGGTCTTTTTGGCTCTGGCCCTGACCCTGGGCGTTGCGGCCCTTCTGATTACGCCCCGGGAAGAGGAACCACAGATCATCGTGCCCATGGCCGATGTGATCGTCCAGGCTCCGGGAGCCGGGCCTGCGGAAGTGGAAAAACTGGTGGCCACGCCTCTGGAAAAGCTGCTCTGGCAGATCGACGGCGTGGAGTACGTCTATTCGGTTTCCCGGCGTGATCAGGCCGTGGTTACAGTGCGTTTTTTCGTGGGCGAGGACCGGGAGCGATCCCTGGTCAAACTGCACAACCAGATCATGATGCACGAGGACCAGGTTCCGCCCCTGGTCACGGGTTGGTTGGTCAAGCCAGTGGAAATTGATGATGTGCCGGTTCTGACCCTGACCCTTTATTCCCCGACGCAATCCGATTTTGCCCTCCGCCGCATCGGCGAGGAATTTCTGGCCCGGCTGTCCGAGATTCCCGACGTATCCCGAACCGAGATCTTCGGGGGCCGTCACCGGGAAATCCGGGTGGAGGCGGATCCTTTGCGTATGGCCGGCCGAGGCGTCTCCTTCGCGGATCTGGAACGCGCTTTGGCCGCGGCGGACACGGCTCTGAGCGCCGGCAGCCTGCTCCAGGGGAACAAGGAGATCAACCTTCTGGGCAATGCTCAGTTCACCTCGGCCGCGGATGTGGCTCGGGTGGTCGTGGGCGTACATCAGGGGCGTCCTGTATATTTGCAGGATGTGGCAACCGTTGCCGACGGTCCCAGCGAACCGTCCACGTACACCCGGATCGCCTTTGGCCATGAATATGCCCGAACCATAGGACTGCCGGTTCCGCCCGCCGAAGGAGGGTATGGCGAGATGGCCGCCGTGACCCTGGCTCTGGCCAAGCAGCGCGGAGCCAATGCCGTCTCGGTGACCCGTGACCTGCTGGCCGCGGCCGAAGAATATCAGGCTTTGCTGCTGCCCGAGGACGTGCACCTGGAAGTCACGCGGGATTACGGCCGGACAGCCCAGAACAAGGTTGACGAACTGCTATGGTCGCTGTTTTTCGCCGTGACCACGGTGGTGATCGTACTGGCCCTGACCTTGGGGCCGCGGGCCGCCCTGGTGGTGGCCGTGGCCATTCCGGTGAGTTTTTCCCTGGCTTTGTTCAGCAGTTATCTGCTGGGTTATACCATTAATCGGGTCACGCTTTTTGCCCTGATTCTCTCCCTGGGGCTGGTGGTGGACGATCCCATCACCAATGTGGACAACATCAAACGGCACATGCGGCTGGGCCATCCCAGTCCGTCCTGGGCCACCATGGCCGCGGTTTCCGAAGTCTTCGTGCCGGTGTTGATGTCCACCCTGGCCATCATCGCCTGCTTCGTGCCGCTGTTTTTCATCACCGGCATGATGGGGCCCTACATGGAGCCCATGGCCGCCAATGTCCCTCTGACGGTCATCTTCTCCACAATCTGCGCCCTGACCATCGTGCCCTGGCTGTGCAACATGCTTTTGCGCGGACGGGCCAGAGCGGAGGCGGGCCGACAACGGCAATCCGAAACCGGATCATCCGCAACCGGAGTGCCGGAATGGATATTGCGGTCCTATCGGAAGGTGGTCGGGCCGTTCCTGGATTCCCGTGCCCTGCGCATGACCTTGATTTTCCTGGTTCTCGCACTTTTGGCCATCGCTGTCTCTCTGGCCCTGCTGCGCATGGTGCCGTTAAAAATTCTGCCCTTCGACAATCGCAACGAATTCCAGGTGGTCGTGGACATGCCCGAAGGCACGCCGCTGGAAACCACGGACGCCGTGCTACGGGATATGGCGGTCTATTTGGCCGAACTGCCCGAGGCCACCAGCATTTTGACGTTTGTCGGCACGGCTTCGCCCATGGATTTCAACGGCATGGTCCGTCGGTATTACAGCCGTGAAGGCGGGCATCTGGGCGATATCCGGGTCAACCTGACGCCCAAGAGCGAACGCGACACGCAAAGTCACGAGATCGTCCTGGCCGTGCGTCGCGGTCTGGAAGACATTGCCCGGCACTGGTCGGCCAGCCTGAAGATCGTGGAAATTCCTCCCGGCCCGCCGGTCATGGCTACATTGGTTGCGGAAATTTACGGCAAACCTGAACAGTCCTACGAGCAACTGTTTGCCGGAGCGGTCCAGGTCCGGGAATTGATGGAAGAAATGGAATTCGTGGTGGATGTGGACGACAGCCGGACAGCCCCGCGCCAGAGGCTGACCTTTGTTCCGGACCGGGAAAAGGCCGCTCTGCACGGGATCAGCGCCCGGGAATTGCTGCACGCCCTGCACCTGGCCGTGGGCGGTGCATCCGTGGCCGCGATCCATTCACCCCATGAGCGCCAGACCCTTCCGGTACGGGTGATCATGCCCCGTGAGCTGCGCTCATCCGTCGCGGATTTGGAGGCTCTCTACGTACGCGGGGCCGACGGCGTAATGCTGCCACTGGGCGAACTGGGAACGTTTTTTTGGGAGATGGAAGAACAGCCGATTCTGCACAAGAATCTGCGGCAGGTGGTGTACGTGACCGCGGAAACCGTGGGTCTGCCCCCGGCCGAAGCCGTGCTGGACCTGCAGGCCAAACTGCGCGCGTCGCCCTTGCCTCAGGGGTTGAGCGCGGTTTGGAACGGAGAGGGAGAGTGGAAAATTACCGTGGACGTGTTCCGGGATCTGGGGCTGGCGTTTGGCGCGGCCATGGTCGGCATATATCTCCTGCTGGTGGTCCAGACCGGCTCCCTGGCCTTGCCGCTTTTGATCATGACCGCCATCCCGCTGACGCTGATGGGCATCATGCCCGGTTTCTGGCTGCTGAACCTGCTCACCGGACGTGAGGTGCAGGGATTTGCCGACCCGGTTTTTTTCACGGCCACGGCCATGATCGGAATGATCGCCCTGGGCGGTATCGTAATCCGCAACTCCCTGGTGCTCATCGATTTCATCCGCGCCGCCGTGGCCCGGGGCCAGGAATTCCGTGATGCCGTTCTGCAGAGCGGCGCCATCCGTCTGCAACCCATCGTGCTTACGGCCCTGACCACGGCCTTGGGCGTCTGGCCCATCACCCTGGACCCGGTCTTCTCCGGCCTGGCCTGGGCCCTGATCTTCGGCCTGATCGCCTCCACGGCCTTTACCCTGATCCTTATCCCGGTGGCCTACTACGTCCTTTTCAAGCCCGCGGATGAAACTACCGCAAGCCGATGA
- a CDS encoding efflux RND transporter periplasmic adaptor subunit translates to MINQISKKNFRLVMLVLLPAVVVLAGLWLFRGNGQDLAPSQTAPRRTALPEGAQTVLISRVPTPAWVEAVGVIRPVGEMTISAQIQAMAMEVLVRSGQEVRRGELLLTLDDRELRARLAQGRHETEALESAMEEAEMALEAARAGLDLASAEYERISALHDKGASATSELDHSRTRFLQARAEAGQAEQALSGLRAQLRRAGQLVEELLVALGHTRINASQDGTIAQRNVEPGDVVRPGQTLFLLLSRQMHLEVQVPERFHESMATGSVLTARVDVIDREFETVVAELEPSATADSRTFLVKLSLERAPPETVARIQPGMFGRVQIPLSDKQTILIPREAILRVGQLEMAAVVHEGGVYSLRHLRLGRPWGDMIEVLSGLEGGETVWLHPIQRQ, encoded by the coding sequence ATGATCAATCAAATATCCAAAAAAAACTTTCGCCTCGTGATGCTGGTTCTTTTGCCGGCTGTCGTGGTCCTGGCCGGGTTATGGCTTTTTAGGGGCAACGGTCAGGATCTGGCCCCGTCCCAAACGGCACCTCGACGAACAGCCTTGCCGGAAGGAGCGCAAACGGTTTTGATTTCGCGGGTCCCGACTCCGGCATGGGTGGAAGCCGTGGGCGTGATCCGTCCGGTGGGCGAAATGACCATCAGTGCTCAGATTCAGGCCATGGCCATGGAGGTGCTGGTCCGTTCCGGCCAGGAGGTTCGTCGGGGTGAACTGCTGCTGACCCTGGACGATCGCGAGCTGCGGGCTCGGCTGGCCCAGGGTCGTCATGAAACCGAAGCCCTGGAATCCGCCATGGAGGAGGCAGAAATGGCGCTGGAAGCAGCCCGGGCCGGACTTGACCTGGCCAGCGCGGAATATGAGCGAATCAGCGCCCTGCATGACAAAGGTGCTTCCGCGACCAGCGAATTGGATCATTCCAGGACACGATTCCTGCAAGCCAGGGCCGAGGCAGGACAAGCGGAACAGGCCCTGTCCGGACTGCGCGCCCAGCTCCGCCGGGCCGGCCAACTTGTGGAAGAACTCCTCGTGGCTCTGGGGCATACCCGGATCAACGCATCCCAGGATGGAACCATTGCCCAGCGGAACGTGGAACCAGGGGACGTGGTTCGCCCCGGACAGACCTTGTTCTTGCTGCTCAGTCGGCAAATGCATCTGGAAGTTCAGGTACCTGAACGCTTCCACGAGTCGATGGCCACCGGCTCGGTACTCACGGCGCGGGTGGATGTGATTGACCGGGAATTCGAAACCGTTGTGGCTGAGCTCGAGCCTTCTGCCACCGCGGATTCGCGGACGTTTCTGGTCAAACTGTCCCTGGAGCGGGCGCCGCCGGAAACAGTCGCCCGGATCCAGCCCGGCATGTTCGGCCGGGTGCAAATCCCCTTGTCGGATAAACAAACCATCCTGATCCCCAGGGAGGCAATTTTGCGCGTGGGGCAACTGGAAATGGCCGCCGTGGTTCATGAAGGGGGCGTTTACTCCCTGCGCCACCTGCGTCTGGGCCGGCCCTGGGGCGACATGATCGAGGTCCTGTCCGGCCTGGAAGGCGGCGAAACCGTCTGGCTGCATCCTATACAACGCCAATGA